One Leishmania major strain Friedlin complete genome, chromosome 5 DNA segment encodes these proteins:
- a CDS encoding surface antigen-like protein, whose translation MATIRDAFTRVAALATMLALLCVVPTATAATISDGSTQYFVKLWSGKYPLKYVWSGKDICKYEGISCDTVKQTVSMLLPKIGLTGTIPGYGSKAGFKPANVRVITINLMGNDKLTGAFPGHYGQLRQLQELYLMNTSLQGTIPQAWNNLANLVILDVSNTKACGNLPAWDAKSMKSLQYMHFTGNSLMKGSIPASLATFGAVSFNTTGCRFCGCLPSEFSSSMYMMIQLISSQPQVNTQDCMTANTCTVQHMSCKAKANAAAIGCSRASVAAVVAGVLVVVASLLA comes from the coding sequence ATGGCCACCATCCGCGACGCATTTACCCGCGTGGCGGCTCTCGCCACCATGCTCGCACTGCTCTGTGTCGtgcccaccgccaccgccgccaccatcTCCGACGGGAGCACGCAGTACTTCGTGAAGCTGTGGTCAGGCAAGTACCCGCTCAAGTACGTGTGGTCCGGCAAGGATATTTGCAAGTACGAAGGCATCTCCTGCGACACGGTTAAGCAGACGGTGTCGATGCTGCTCCCCAAGATCGGCCTCACCGGCACCATCCCCGGCTACGGCTCTAAGGCCGGCTTCAAGCCTGCCAATGTGCGTGTGATCACCATCAACCTCATGGGGAACGACAAGCTCACCGGTGCCTTTCCGGGGCACTACGGCCAGTtgaggcagctgcaggagctgtaCTTGATGAACACGTCGCTGCAGGGCACCATCCCGCAGGCGTGGAACAACCTCGCCAACCTCGTGATTCTGGACGTGTCAAACACGAAGGCGTGCGGCAACCTGCCGGCCTGGGACGCCAAGAGCATGAAGTCGCTCCAGTACATGCACTTCACAGGTAACAGCCTGATGAAGGGCTCCATCCCGGCGAGCCTTGCCACGTTTGGCGCCGTCTCCTTCAACACCACCGGCTGTAGGTTCTGCGGCTGCCTCCCCTCGGAGTTCTCGAGTAGCATGTACATGATGATCCAGCTGATCAGCAGCCAGCCCCAGGTGAACACACAGGACTGCATGACGGCCAACACGTGCACGGTCCAGCACATGAGCTGTAAAGCCAAGGCGAACGCCGCCGCGATTGGATGCAGTCGCGCGAGCGTCGCGGCAGTCGTGGCAGGCGTTCTCGTCGTGGTGGCGTCGCTCCTCGCGTAG
- a CDS encoding putative paraflagellar rod protein, with amino-acid sequence MLLSSPSAAAPNASGSGSGGAAAGDEVVPPTRETSTALSTAHAQLVLLEYAIRAAADSAVPSDASAQSHRKASEVTRTTNATVGSQNSLLPGPVPAESGSLMSIMAATRLSSVTATAPSGASERLSALHDNLRRVRHLMQQYEEASQHVIKVHLLPSPETGEETLGSVTTPTAYAGQRTKEVSPQQLSVSVAAAAVDRPFLEQHSSNSANVASNGKPAAAPQNIPPSLHQRRALASDAVFTRFCGLRVTPDQLLLPLPPPATPTTSPTPPALAQQHTSPRKPVAPRGIDNDAEEKKNGSGDSLVSHYSEPMKRHGSNSKTRSSQTAGSPNAKTQESSASSSPRHSPVSCTAQQRERTSTEAVLEEYAKLFYRPSATAVSRPAPPRSTAIGMQSSQSPVVAAAPAHNTSATKAGSLSSSTPADDSEVARQLQETQQRFAALQRCHLFAYEAHLRSAAAPADSQGNGSDVSTIKRGITTLGAVTTGANVDDISWQHIPVAVQHMQDSLTALQARFTRDSHYARCGRQPIALVHQLQTWTQPLIQNLNELLSNSTLEEKSENTREKLRRMKFDAEELQQAQAQAIANGDMQRSEELYYEQGSLAEAMAGPYDELEAIMRKYGEVCVDAPLTRVLEQRDLLTTRLTRVIEEYTSKLSEVTLDVERVKEKRRAVAQARHRQRNNMSAYNHTWKKAWQTNSDQQMACYRAMEQLEKQLNDLQQTQSFLVDDWISHVTQERQREEDAASFACFADARAAALAETQHNLQTVVEGVRQYTGAVQFSCRHVEAFAREVLRGHLSHSQVALRKDRLEQFRALYLTLGDLRFKKARNAEEIEKKIEYYTLQQEVAMDALNPKAKEFSKTKQRYEAAKAEVQKQIDQLDQRSRLQLERFRPTEQLLREAGVNFVSPEEELARRTQQRSQKLLEYQQLIEDCIGVRPTATTSSITSRSPATLTTVAASQPAASSARAEGAKGLTGTNAPSPPRLQAVESLHSCPLPPTAGEAANPTATASGALCGKNGRQLPPLRRMNRTYPPSQRTDHSDNSDEPTATTTEPSPQGANQTSTAATVAAAPTAASLSSLHATEERIMQGISKMAVTDRGRTRTSSVTASIRCKRSKR; translated from the coding sequence ATGCTGCTGTCCTCAccctcggcggcagcgccgaacgccagtggcagcggcagtggtggtgcagccgccggcgacgaggtTGTCCCGCCCACCCGGGAGACATCCACAGCACTTTccacagcgcacgcgcagctcgtGCTGTTAGAGTATGCGATtcgagctgctgccgacAGCGCTGTCCCCAGTGACGCCTCAGCCCAGTCACATCGAAAGGCATCCGAAGTGACGCGCACAACGAACGCGACCGTGGGCTCGCAAAACTCCCTGCTCCCCGGGCCTGTACCGGCCGAGTCCGGCTCTCTGATGAGCATcatggcagcgacgcggctgtCCAGTGTGACGGCAACAGCGCCGTCAGGTGCCAGCGAACGGCTCAGCGCGCTGCACGATAACCTGCGGCGTGTTCGACACCTCATGCAGCAGTACGAGGAGGCCTCGCAGCACGTCATCAAGGTACACCTGCTTCCCTCCCCCGAAACGGGCGAGGAGACTCTCGGGTCAGTGACCACGCCCACTGCGTACGCCGGTCAAAGGACGAAGGAGGTGagcccgcagcagctgagcgtctcggtcgccgcagcagcagtagacCGCCCGTTTCTCGAGCAGCACAGCTCAAACTCGGCGAACGTTGCCAGCAACGGCAagccagccgcagcgccgcagaaCATCCCCCCGTccctgcaccagcgccgagCGCTtgccagcgacgccgtcttCACGCGTTTCTGCGGGTTGCGCGTCACTCCTGATCAGTTACTCCTGCCActtccgccgccagcgaccCCGACCACCTCCCCTACACCGcccgcgctcgcgcagcagcacacgtcACCGCGAAAGCCCGTTGCACCGCGAGGCATCGACAACGACGCTGAGGAGAAAAAGAACGGGAGCGGGGATAGCTTGGTGAGCCACTACTCCGAGCCCATGAAGAGGCATGGTAGCAACAGTAAaacccgcagcagccagacGGCGGGTAGCCCGAATGCGAAAACCCAGGAGAGCTCGGCTTCCAGCAGCCCCAGGCACTCTCCCGTGTCTTGCACCGCGCAGCAACGGGAGCGCACGAGCACCGAGGCCGTACTGGAGGAATACGCGAAGCTCTTTTATCGCCCCTCCGCCACAGCGGTATcgcggccggcgccgccgcgctcgacGGCCATCGGGATGCAGTCGTCGCAGTCACCggtcgtggcggcggcaccggcacacaaCACTAGCGCCACCAAAGCGGGAAGCCTGTCCTCATCGACACCGGCTGATGACAGTGAAGTGGCGCGACAGCTACaggagacgcagcagcggtttGCGGCCCTGCAGCGGTGTCATCTGTTCGCCTACGAGGCACACCTGAggtctgcggcggcgcctgctgATAGCCAGGGCAACGGCAGTGACGTCAGCACCATCAAAAGAGGAATCACAACTCTCGGGGCAGTGACGACTGGCGCGAACGTCGACGATATCAGTTGGCAGCACATACCTGTCGCCGTTCAGCACATGCAGGACAGCCTCACCGCGCTGCAGGCCCGTTTTACGCGTGACTCGCACTACGCCAGGTGCGGCAGACAACCAATCGCCCTCGTGCATCAGTTGCAAACCTGGACGCAGCCGCTGATCCAGAATCTGAACGAGCTCCTCTCGAACTCCACCTTGGAGGAAAAGAGCGAGAACACGCGCGAGAAGCTGCGACGCATGAAGTTTgacgcggaggagctgcagcaggcgcaggcgcaggcaaTCGCGAACGGCGATATGCAGCGCTCTGAGGAGCTCTATTACGAGCAGGGGTCGCTGGCTGAGGCGATGGCAGGGCCCTACGACGAGTTGGAAGCAATAATGCGGAAATACGGAGAGGTGTGCGTcgacgcgccgctgacgcgcgtgctggagcagcgcgaTCTGCTTACGACGCGGCTGACGCGCGTGATCGAGGAGTACACGAGCAAACTCTCGGAGGTCACCCTCGATgtggagcgggtgaaggagaagcggcgggccgtggcgcaggcgcgtcaTCGCCAGCGCAACAATATGTCGGCGTACAACCACACATGGAAGAAGGCGTGGCAGACGAACAGCGACCAGCAGATGGCGTGCTACCGCGCGATGGAGCAACTGGAGAAGCAGCTGAACGACCTGCAGCAGACGCAAAGCTTTCTCGTAGACGACTGGATCAGCCATGTCACCCAGGAGCGCcagagggaggaggacgcggCATCCTTTGCGTGCTTCGCCGATGCCAGGGCagccgccctcgccgagACGCAGCACAACCTACAGACAGTTGTCGAAGGCGTGCGCCAGTACACTGGGGCTGTGCAGTTTAGCTGCCGTCACGTCGAGGCCTTTGcccgcgaggtgctgcgaGGTCATCTCAGCCACTCTCAGGTGGCGCTTCGCAAGGACCGATTGGAGCAGTTCCGCGCCCTCTACCTCACGCTCGGCGACCTGCGCTTCAAGAAGGCGCGCAACGCCGAGGAAATCGAAAAGAAGATTGAGTACtacacgctgcagcaggaggtTGCCATGGACGCGCTCAACCCGAAGGCAAAGGAGTTCAGCAAAACCAAGCAGCGCTATGAGGCCGCGAAGGCCGAGGTGCAGAAGCAGATCGACCAGCTCGACCAGCGGAGTCGACTGCAGCTTGAACGCTTCCGGCCGacagagcagctgctccgcgaAGCTGGCGTGAACTTTGTGTCccccgaggaggagctcgcCAGACGCACGCAGCAACGGTCGCAGAAGCTACTCGAGTACCAGCAACTGATAGAAGATTGCATCGGCGTGCGGCCGACCGCGACCACCTCGAGCATCACCTCACGCTCCCCTGCGACACTCACCACCGTGGCAGCTTCACAACCCGCGGCCTCCTCTGCTCGGGCTGAAGGTGCGAAGGGCCTCACCGGCACGAatgcgccatcgccgccgcggctgcaagCTGTCGAATCGCTGCACTCCTGCCCACTGCCGCCGACCGCGGGGGAAGCAGCCAACCCCACCGCTACTGCTTCCGGGGCCCTTTGTGGGAAGAATGGCCGTCAGCTGCCTCCACTTCGCAGAATGAACCGCACCTACCCGCCATCGCAGCGCACTGATCACAGCGACAACAGCGACGAACCGACCGCGACGACAACAGAACCCTCGCCGCAAGGTGCAAATCAGACCTCTACAGCTGCCAcggtggctgctgcccccACAGCTGCCTCCTTATCCAGCCTACACGCGACGGAGGAGCGCATCATGCAGGGCATTTCCAAGATGGCGGTAACCGATCGCGGCAGGACCCGTaccagcagcgtcacggCCTCCATTAGATGCAAGAGAAGCAAGCGATGA
- a CDS encoding putative ubiquitin-conjugating enzyme encodes MSYASSAIKRLSNEYRRLQKPENRVREYYVAPLADNIFEWHFTLRGPGGDDNSLPYKKGIYHGALIFSRSYPLEPPDILFFTRSGRFAVREKICSTISSYHKELWQPTYDIALTLTALRHFMAQEDEFGVGAFPKNMIARETKEAWATETWSFTCSTCGMATKDVWETQMKMHPEISPEKEAQVPKLPPPPPPPATPAASAMAKPEDAEATQDAPDTASSPAPPPSATPSSTLLPPPTAADASETAAKAPDAPQSHNAPKDTPSSPALASTVVDANALQSPTPGVHGTPQTPSPAAHEHTSKSGAAINEEGAMSEDDDALACFTDVSPARVVRAPVAAAPPPPAAAEPDRLYDMRPESLVCDTPQSEAGLAAAAAAAAADATPPVTSAVVDGVVAADVAGTSASPLSPAAAVVAPPQFAQRVVFGVSIMEVSIPLRLLDRAIIVSFLFVVLILLRRGLCSLLMS; translated from the coding sequence ATGTCGTACGCGTCCTCCGCCATCAAGCGGCTCAGCAACGAGTACCGCCGCCTGCAGAAGCCTGAGAACCGCGTCCGCGAGTATTACGTCGCGCCACTGGCAGACAACATTTTTGAATGGCACTTCACGCTGCGTGGCCCCGGCGGGGACGACAACTCGCTTCCGTACAAGAAGGGCATCTACCACGGCGCCCTCATCTTCTCCCGCTCCTACCCGCTGGAGCCGCCAGACATTCTCTTCTTTACCCGCAGTGGTCGCTTCGCCGTGCGTGAGAAGATCTGCTCGACTATCAGCAGCTACCACAAGGAGCTGTGGCAGCCGACGTACGACATCGCGCTGACGttgacggcgctgcgtcaTTTTATGGCGCAGGAGGACGAGTTCGGCGTTGGCGCCTTCCCCAAAAACATGATCGCACGCGAGACGAAGGAGGCGTGGGCCACGGAAACGTGGTCGTTCACGTGCAGCACGTGCGGGATGGCAACGAAGGACGTGTGGGAGACGCAGATGAAAATGCACCCGGAAATCTCgccagagaaagaggcgcaggtgccgaagctgccgccgccaccaccaccacccgcaacCCCTGCAGCCAGCGCCATGGCGAAGCCCGAGGACGCAGAAGCAACGCAAGACGCGCCCGATACCGCGTCGTcacccgcccctcccccgtccgccactccctcttccacgctgctgccgccgcccactGCCGCGGATGCGAGTGAGACAGCTGCCAAAGCCCCCGACGCACCACAGAGCCACAATGCCCCCAAGGACACGCCATCTTCACCGGCGCTCGCGTCGACGGTAGTGGATGCGAATGCGCTCCAGTCACCTACACCAGGCGTCCATGGCACACCGCAGACGCCCAGTccagcggcgcacgagcacacatcgaagagcggcgccgccataAACGAGGAGGGAGCGATGAGCGAAGATGACGACGCGCTTGCCTGCTTCACCGACGTGAGTCCTGCTCGAGTCGTGCgagcgccggtggcggctgcaccaccaccaccagcagcagcagagcctGACCGTCTCTACGACATGCGCCCCGAGTCCCTAGTCTGCGATACTCCTCAGAGTGAAGCGgggctcgccgccgccgccgcagcagcagcagcagacgcgaCGCCACCGGTGACAAGCGCTGTGGTAGACGGCGTTGTTGCAGCTGATGTGGCAGGGACGTCGGCTTCGCCTCTttcgccagctgctgctgtggtcgCGCCGCCACAAttcgcgcagcgcgtcgtcTTCGGAGTGAGCATCATGGAAGTGTCGATACCGCTACGCCTTCTCGATCGCGCCATCATCGTCAGCTTCCTCTTCGTGGTGCTGATCCTGCTGCGTCGTGGCCTCTGCAGTCTGCTAATGAGCTAG